The following is a genomic window from Thiovulum sp. ES.
CTCTTGTAGGAGAGAAAGTAAGACCTAATTATTAGGCTTTTCTTGATGAAACAGAATCCCCTAGCTTTAGCTATGGGGAGTATGTCAAAGATGGTAGATTTATTTTTTCTCAAAGAAGTTTGGAAAATAGTCTAATCCCAAAACATCAGATTGATTAAAGATTATGTTGAAAACTTTCAAAGCTTCTTCATAATCGTAAAATCATCTATCAACTCAGATTCTTATCTTTTCTCCTATTTGTTGCAAAGTCGCTGTTTTGTCCAAAATCCCGCACCAAATGGAATTGGTTCGCTTGTGTTTCCGTCAGATGTGTCATTTATCCAATTCTCAATTTCTGGTTTCCAATGATAAATCGATACAAAATAGCACTCTTCTTTATTATTTAATAAATCCCCAAAATAGTATTTTGTAGAGTTGTTTTCAATTCCCATTTTTTCAGCAATTGAGGCAGGAAAACCAGAGTTTCCAAGAAGAACCCATTTCTCTTTTTTTGGTATAAGCGATACAACTTCTGTTAAATTTGATGTATTTATTTCGGAATTGTTGTAATCGCCAAGAACTGTGGAGTTGTATTCTGTCGCAATAATATTTGAGAGATTTCCATTTGTGTTTTGTGGAACTCTTGTCCGAACCCAATACCCACGACCTGCAACCATTTTTTTCGGATAAGGAATCCAGTTGTAAGAAGTTCCATTATGTTCCCAACCCCAAATCATAGTCGCTTTTCCTTGCCTTATAATTTCTCGTGAATTTGTGTGAAGTCCCTGCGGAATTGTTATTAAATTCCAAGTGTCATTATAGACATTCAAATCGCCAAATTGTGTTGAACCAAGAGTTTTTGTCAAATTAAAATCTGCGGAAATATTTGAGTCGTCAAGAACAGAATCATTTAGGTGCAATTGCAAGTTATTTAAACTATTTGACTTTATAATATTTATTCCGTTTTGGTCGCGAACAGAAAGATAAGCAGAATTTGACTCATTGAAATCAAAATTCAAATAGACCTTATCAGTTGTATCAGAATTTTTTACAAAGACCTCATCGCTTGAAATTTCACTACTTAAATTTGTGATAGTATCTTCGTTTATCATATTGAATTTGACTCGGATTTTGTCGTAAAAAGTCAAGTCAAGAGAAGCAGAAAGAACTGAACCTAAACTACTCATTGCTGAAAACTCAAGATTTGCTCCCATGTTTAAAAATCCGTTTGGATAACTCGAATAGTTGTCATTCAAAATTTGAGATACATTTTCATCAACAATTGTTAAAATCGTCGAAAGTGGCATACCCGAACCAGTTGTTGTAGAAGAACCTGAAGCGACGAGGTTTGTCGTATCACTCCAAGAGAGTCCAGAAAAAATCACATTTGAAAAACTTGTGATCGCAGATGTGATTGGAGAAGTATCTAAATATGTGTTGTAGGCTGTAATTGTATTTGTGTTGTATCGTCCGTCAATGTCCCAAGCTGTATCAAAAATAGAATTTATCGCTAAAACTCCAGCTCCTGAATGTGGAAAAATACTTTGCCCGTTACTTGCTCCACCACTATTTTGATAAAAAGTTGAATTTATAATTATAACATCAGAGTATCCATTAATTCGGAAAGCTCCACCATAAACACTATAACCACTGTGAAATATAGAATTTATAATAACCAGATCTTTAGCATATGCTTCTATCCAGATTGCACCCCCTCCACTTCCAGAATCAACTCGGTTATTTTTAAAAATGGAGTTTAAAATATCTACTCTTGTATTAACACCAATATAAATTGCCCCACCCGTGTCTGTTGCTGAATATCCGTTTTCAAACCGCAAATTATTAAAGCTAATCTTTCCTGTTGATGAGGTTACCTTTATAATTTGAGAGGTACTATTTCCATCAAGAAGCACGTCTCCAGTTCCAATAATTGATAAATCGTAAGCTTCTGTTGAAGTAAAAACTAATTGAGATGAAAATGTGTAAGTTCCAGCACTGATATAAATCGTGTCATCTTGACCATTACTTTCTGATGAAGTTAGAGCATTTTGAAAATCTTCAATTGTTGAAACTGTAAATTCTGCACTGAAAATTAAACTTGAAAAGACAAAAAATAACACTATTTTTTTCATAAAAAACCTTTCTTTGTAAATCGTCAAAATTAGATTTATTTTGCATTAAGCTTTTTTTAAGCTACTCTTCTATATTATTCCACCCACCAAAGGCCAGTTAGCTCAGTTGGTAGAGCAAGGGACTGAAAATCCCTGTGTCCCCAGTTCGATTCTGGGATTGGCCACCACCTTCACAAAAGAACTTTCCAAATGGATAATTACGAATACACAGAACTTTTAAAAGATTTATCAAAAAAAATTTCAAATATCAAAAACATTATTAAGCCTGAAGATTTACAAAAGAGACTTTCGGAAATTGCTGAAATTGAGAATGCACCAGATTTTTGGAATAAACCCGATGAGGTCGCACTAATTCAGAGAGAAAAACGAAAAACTGAAAATCTTTTTTCTAAATTTTCAGAAATCAAAAGTGCAGTAGAAGATGCGAAAGAGCTTTATGAGATGGCACTTGAAGAGGGTGATGAAGATACAGTGAATTCACTTTTTGAAGAAGCAGAAAGTTTAAAAAACTCTGTTAAAAAAGGTGAAGTTGAAACAATGCTTTCGGGTGAAACAGATGGAAATAATGCAATTTTGTCAATTCACCCTGGTGCTGGTGGAACAGAATCGCAAGATTGGGCAAGTATGCTTTTCCGAATGTATAACCGTTGGGCAGAAAGACGGGGATTTAAAACTGAACTTCTCGATTATCAATCGGGAGATGAAGCGGGAATTAAAGATGCTTCAATAATTATTCGGGGTGAAAATGCTTACGGATATTTAAAAAATGAGAATGGAATTCATCGGCTTGTTCGGATTTCGCCTTTTGACAGTAATGCAAAACGGCACACCTCTTTTGCCTCAGTTATGGTTTCACCTGAAGTTGATGACAATATCGATATTGTGATTGAGGATAAAGATATTCGGATTGATACATATCGAGCAAGTGGTGCAGGTGGGCAACATGTTAATAAAACTGAAAGTGCAATTCGGATTACTCATATTGAAACAAATATTGTTGTTCAGTGTCAAAATGACCGTAGCCAACACAAAAATAAAGCGACTGCAATGAAAATGTTGAAAAGTCGTCTCTATGAACTTGAGTTAGAAAAGCAGAAAGCAGAACAAGATGGAATAGAGAAAAGTGAAATTGGTTGGGGTCATCAAATCCGAAGTTATGTTTTACAGCCGTATCAACAAGTAAAAGATAGTCGAAGTGGAGAAGCATACTCAAATGTTTCTGGGATTCTTGATGGTGATATTGATTCTGTAATTGAAGGTGTTTTAATTTCAACTCAAACAAAATAGATTTTGGTTGGAGTGAGGATTACCGCTCTGCTCCAACCAGCTTATTTTTAAAGGAGATGTTTTATAGAGAACCTTTTTCGGTCTGCTCTTAGCGGAGAAACAAATCTTTAGCTAGGCTCTTTTAATTGCCCCATCTAGGATTTTTTTCGCTTCTTCTTTTCCAACATACTCTTTTACTTTTACCCATTTATTAGGCTCAAGCATTTTGTAAGTCTCAAAGAAGTTTCTAATTTTATCAATTGTTTGCTTAGGTAAGTCTTCAAAAGATTGAACCTCATCAAAAGTTGGATCAATTTTAGAAACAGGAACAGCTAGAAATTTTTCATCAAGACCACTCTCATCTTCTGTAATTAAAGCACCAATAATTCTAGATTTAATTACACTGCCTGGAGTTAGCGGATAAGTTGTAACAACAAGCACATCAGCAGGATCGCCATCTCCACCAAGAGTGTTTGGAACAAAACCGTAGTTCGCAGGATAGAACATTGCAGAGTGTAAAACTCTATCTACAAAAACAGCACCGCTCTCTTTTTCAACTTCGTATTTGATATTTGATCCGTAAGGGATTTCAATAACAACATTTACTTTGTCAGGGTTTTCACCAACAGAGATTTTTTCTAAATTCATCAAATTCCAATTTGTAAAAATTCGCATAGAGAAATGCGATTAAATTTTAACATATCTCGATTTTTCTTTTATGAGTTGAGAAATCTCTTTTAGTTGGGGCGAATGATTTTCCAGTTTGTCAAATTTTTGGAAAGTTTGCCAAACTCGTTTACTCCCATCAACTCTTCCAAGCCTCCGTAATTCAAGTGAAGTAGCTCCATTTGTCAATCCTTTTAAAATTCTACCTCTTAAACTTTTTCGATCTTCAAGTCGCCAAGCATCTTCTAAAATTTCGTGAGCTTCACGGAAATCACTATTTTTTAGAACCTTTTTGACATTTTCTAAAATTTTTTTATCTCTGGACAAATACATTGTTTCTCTTTTTTTTTGTTAAAA
Proteins encoded in this region:
- a CDS encoding peptide chain release factor 2 (PFAM: PCRF domain; RF-1 domain~TIGRFAM: peptide chain release factor 2), with the translated sequence MDNYEYTELLKDLSKKISNIKNIIKPEDLQKRLSEIAEIENAPDFWNKPDEVALIQREKRKTENLFSKFSEIKSAVEDAKELYEMALEEGDEDTVNSLFEEAESLKNSVKKGEVETMLSGETDGNNAILSIHPGAGGTESQDWASMLFRMYNRWAERRGFKTELLDYQSGDEAGIKDASIIIRGENAYGYLKNENGIHRLVRISPFDSNAKRHTSFASVMVSPEVDDNIDIVIEDKDIRIDTYRASGAGGQHVNKTESAIRITHIETNIVVQCQNDRSQHKNKATAMKMLKSRLYELELEKQKAEQDGIEKSEIGWGHQIRSYVLQPYQQVKDSRSGEAYSNVSGILDGDIDSVIEGVLISTQTK
- a CDS encoding inorganic pyrophosphatase (PFAM: Inorganic pyrophosphatase) gives rise to the protein MNLEKISVGENPDKVNVVIEIPYGSNIKYEVEKESGAVFVDRVLHSAMFYPANYGFVPNTLGGDGDPADVLVVTTYPLTPGSVIKSRIIGALITEDESGLDEKFLAVPVSKIDPTFDEVQSFEDLPKQTIDKIRNFFETYKMLEPNKWVKVKEYVGKEEAKKILDGAIKRA
- a CDS encoding protein of unknown function (DUF309) (PFAM: Domain of unknown function (DUF309)) produces the protein MYLSRDKKILENVKKVLKNSDFREAHEILEDAWRLEDRKSLRGRILKGLTNGATSLELRRLGRVDGSKRVWQTFQKFDKLENHSPQLKEISQLIKEKSRYVKI